One genomic segment of Panicum virgatum strain AP13 chromosome 2N, P.virgatum_v5, whole genome shotgun sequence includes these proteins:
- the LOC120660961 gene encoding dicarboxylate transporter 2.1, chloroplastic-like: MESLRLAVAHRPPLPVPAPGHLRRRLLVHHLHAPFSHLNNSLSLPSPQHHRLTPIPRRRRLLPLLASPTPDSNPEPESAGAKLVPLVISIAVGLAVRFLAPRPAEVSQQAWQLLSIFLSTIAGLVLGPLPVGAWAFLGLTAAVATHTLPFTAAFSAFTNEVIWLIVISFFFARGFVKTGLGDRIATYFVKLLGSSTLGLSYGLTISEACIAPAMPSTTARAGGVFLPIIKSLSLSAESKPNHPSSRKLGSYLVMTQFQAAGNSSALFLTAAAQNLLCLKLAEELGVIIKNPWVSWFKAASLPAIISLLVTPYLLYKIFPPETKDTPDAPALAAEKLKLMGPVTKNEWVMIGTMILAVSLWVFGDAIGVSSVVAAMLGLSILLLLGVLDWDDCLNEKSAWDTLAWFAVLVGMAAQLTNLGIVSWMSSCVAKLLQSFSLSWPAAFCVLEASYFLIHYLFASQTGHVGALYSAFLAMHVAAGVPRVLSALALAFNTNLFGALTHYSSGQAAVYFGAGYLELPDVFKFGFVTALVNTLIWGVVGSIWWKFLGLY; encoded by the exons ATGGAgagcctccgcctcgccgtcgcccaccGACCTCCTCTCCCGGTACCGGCGCCGGgccatctccgccgccgcctcctcgtccaccACCTCCACGCCCCCTTCTCCCACCTTAAcaactccctctcccttccctcccCGCAACATCATCGCCTGACCCccatccctcgccgccgccgcctcctgcctcTCCTCGCCTCCCCAACACCCGATTCAAACCCCGAGCCCGAGTCCGCCGGTGCAAAGCTCGTGCCCCTCGTCATCTCTATCGCGGTCGGCCTCGCCGTGCGGTTCCTGGCGCCGCGGCCCGCCGAGGTGAGCCAACAGGCGTGGCAGCTCCTCTCCATCTTCCTCTCCACCATCGCGGGGCTGGTGCTGGGCCCGCTCCCCGTCGGCGCGTGGGCTTTCCTCGGGCTcacggccgccgtcgccacgcACACGCTCCCCTTCAccgccgccttctccgcctTCACCAACGAGGTCATCTGGCTCATCGTCATCTCCTTCTTCTTCGCGCGCGGGTTCGTCAAGACCGGCCTCGGCGACCGCATCGCCACCTACTTCGTCAAGTTGCTCGGGAGCAGCACGCTGGGGCTGTCCTACGGGCTTACCATAAGTGAGGCCTGCATCGCGCCGGCCATGCCCAGCACCACGGCGAGGGCCGGGGGCGTTTTCCTGCCCATCATCAAGTCGCTCTCCCTCTCGGCTGAGAGCAAGCCCAACCATCCATCGTCGCGGAAACTTGGATCCTATCTTGTGATGACGCAATTCCAG GCAGCTGGTAACTCAAGTGCTTTATTCCTGACTGCTGCAGCACAAAACTTGTTGTGCTTGAAATTAGCAGAGGAGCTTGGTGTTATTATTAAAAACCCATGGGTATCATGGTTCAAAGCTGCTAGTTTGCCAGCTATTATCTCTTTGCTTGTGACACCATATCTGCTATACAAAATCTTCCCCCCTGAAACAAAGGACACCCCTGATGCCCCAGCATTGGCTGCAGAGAAGCTGAAGCTCATGGGTCCTGTGACTAAAAACGAATGGGTTATGATTGGCACAATGATTCTTGCAGTCTCCCTATGGGTTTTTGG GGATGCTATTGGCGTGTCTAGTGTTGTGGCTGCAATGCTTGGGCTCTCCATCCTTCTCCTGCTCGGTGTGCTAGACTGGGATGATTGCTTGAATGAAAAATCAGCGTGGGATACATTGGCTTGGTTTGCAGTTCTGGTTGGAATGGCAGCACAACTCACTAACCTGGGAATTGTTTCTTGGATGTCAAGCTGTGTCGCCAAACTACTTCAATCTTTCtcattgagttggccagcagcattttgtgttcttgaggcCTCCTACTTCCTTATCCACTATCTATTTGCAAGCCAAACTGGACATGTTGGAGCCTTGTACTCAGCATTTTTGGCTATGCATGTAGCAGCCGGCGTTCCTCGTGTTCTTTCAGCACTTGCTTTGGCATTCAACACAAATCTGTTTGGCGCATTAACTCATTATAGTAGTGGGCAGGCTGCAGTATACTTTGGAG CGGGGTATCTTGAGCTTCCAGATGTTTTCAAGTTTGGTTTTGTAACAGCCTTGGTTAACACATTGATCTGGGGAGTTGTTGGTTCCAtttggtggaaatttttgggccTCTACTGA